In Arthrobacter sp. QXT-31, one genomic interval encodes:
- a CDS encoding fasciclin domain-containing protein — MQSVKRQTFTVAGIAAAALLGLTACGGSAGTSSTSSAAAEPSASTMAPSPSETSSAAMDPAANLAGPGCADYAKQVPSGKGSVAGMALDPVAVAASNNPLLKTLTAAVSGKLNPKVNLVDTLNGSEFTVFAPVDDAFAKVDAATIETLKKDDALLTKILTYHVVPGQVTPDKIAGTHKTVQGGSVTVTGTKDALKVDGANVICGGVQTANATVYLVDSVLMPK, encoded by the coding sequence ATGCAGTCAGTCAAGCGCCAAACCTTCACCGTCGCAGGCATTGCAGCCGCAGCACTGCTGGGCCTCACCGCCTGTGGTGGCTCCGCCGGCACGTCCAGCACCTCCTCGGCAGCCGCAGAGCCGTCCGCCTCCACCATGGCTCCGTCCCCGTCCGAGACCTCGTCCGCGGCTATGGATCCGGCGGCCAACCTGGCCGGACCCGGCTGCGCCGACTACGCCAAGCAGGTCCCCAGCGGCAAGGGTTCCGTCGCAGGCATGGCTCTTGACCCCGTGGCCGTGGCAGCCTCGAACAACCCGCTGCTGAAAACACTGACAGCAGCTGTCTCCGGCAAGCTGAACCCGAAAGTCAACCTGGTGGACACGCTGAACGGCAGCGAGTTCACGGTGTTCGCACCGGTTGACGACGCCTTCGCGAAGGTGGACGCAGCCACGATCGAGACGCTCAAGAAGGACGACGCCCTCCTGACCAAGATCCTCACCTACCACGTGGTCCCGGGGCAGGTCACCCCGGACAAGATCGCGGGCACGCACAAGACCGTGCAGGGCGGATCGGTGACCGTGACCGGCACCAAGGATGCCCTCAAGGTGGATGGCGCCAACGTGATCTGCGGCGGCGTACAGACGGCGAACGCCACCGTTTACCTGGTGGACTCGGTGCTGATGCCCAAGTAG
- the bcp gene encoding thioredoxin-dependent thiol peroxidase, whose protein sequence is MAEKLTPGDTAPGFTLKDATGADVSLSDYRGRNTIVYFYPAAATPGCTKQACDFRDSLASLQAAGYEVLGISPDPVGKLAKFADAEGLTFPLLSDEDHAVAEAYAAWGEKKNYGRTYEGLIRSTVVVDQDGKVAVAQYNVRATGHVAKLRKDLKLAEAG, encoded by the coding sequence TTGGCTGAAAAACTTACGCCGGGCGACACCGCCCCCGGATTCACACTGAAGGACGCTACGGGAGCGGACGTCAGCCTCAGCGATTACCGCGGCCGGAACACCATCGTTTATTTCTACCCGGCCGCTGCCACGCCCGGCTGCACCAAGCAGGCCTGCGATTTCCGTGACAGCCTGGCATCGCTTCAGGCTGCCGGCTACGAGGTGCTGGGGATCTCACCCGACCCCGTGGGCAAGCTGGCTAAATTCGCCGACGCCGAAGGCCTCACCTTCCCGCTCCTGTCGGACGAGGACCATGCCGTTGCCGAGGCGTATGCCGCGTGGGGCGAAAAGAAGAACTACGGCCGGACTTACGAGGGCCTCATCCGCTCCACAGTGGTGGTGGACCAGGACGGCAAAGTTGCAGTGGCCCAGTACAACGTCCGGGCCACCGGACATGTCGCCAAGCTGCGGAAGGACCTCAAGCTCGCAGAGGCCGGCTAA
- a CDS encoding MarR family winged helix-turn-helix transcriptional regulator, which produces MDRWPTGRLLSTAARLVEHSWNEKLGAIGLTHAGVIAIEVLYNSGPMTQAQLAQLVRVQAQTMGKTLSRLEAHGHIVRQRSTSDRRSHVVSLTERGTEAVMAAADMERSVLAAASIDPDLLRQELQAVVRELAKRFASPETSAIVAGADAGLTLDAKS; this is translated from the coding sequence ATGGATCGCTGGCCCACGGGGCGCCTCTTGTCCACGGCGGCCCGCCTTGTTGAGCACTCCTGGAACGAGAAGCTGGGCGCCATTGGGCTGACCCATGCCGGCGTCATCGCCATCGAGGTGCTCTACAACAGCGGCCCCATGACGCAGGCGCAGCTTGCGCAACTCGTCCGTGTGCAGGCCCAAACCATGGGCAAGACGCTGAGCCGCCTCGAAGCGCACGGGCACATCGTGCGGCAGCGCAGCACGTCGGACCGCCGCAGCCACGTCGTATCGCTGACCGAGCGCGGCACGGAAGCTGTCATGGCTGCAGCCGACATGGAACGGTCCGTTCTCGCCGCGGCGTCCATAGACCCGGATTTGCTCCGCCAGGAGCTTCAGGCCGTGGTCAGGGAGTTGGCCAAACGTTTCGCTTCGCCGGAGACCAGCGCCATTGTTGCCGGCGCCGACGCCGGACTGACGCTCGACGCCAAGTCCTAG
- a CDS encoding LacI family DNA-binding transcriptional regulator has translation MTEQQRRPTLMDVAEAAGVSRALVSIVMRGAPGAAEATRKKVLDAARELGYRPDSRARLLRSTRTRLLGLSFSTAQAFHTEIVDAAYAEASAKGYELALGGVTSGRPETRTIEALLDLGSEALILISPTLSSDELGRYAGQVPVVSLLRNDVGELTDSVSSDDREGIRMAVDHLVSLGHRRIVHVDGGSAVSAGPRRAAFRAEMERRGLRPTIIAGGPMEEDGMAAGNSLREDMPTAVIAFNDRAALGLIESLRAQGQQVPADVSVLGYDDSQFARLSYVQLSSISQDAPLLAAAAVDRAVARIEGAQPAGHVVRTPHLVARRTTAAAPAGG, from the coding sequence ATGACTGAACAGCAACGGCGGCCCACCCTGATGGATGTAGCCGAAGCGGCCGGTGTATCAAGGGCCCTGGTTTCCATCGTGATGCGCGGCGCCCCGGGTGCGGCGGAAGCCACCCGGAAGAAGGTGCTCGACGCCGCGCGCGAGCTCGGCTACCGGCCCGACAGCCGCGCCCGGCTGCTGCGCAGCACCCGCACCAGGCTCCTGGGACTCAGCTTCTCCACGGCCCAGGCTTTCCATACCGAAATCGTGGATGCCGCGTACGCCGAGGCCAGCGCCAAGGGGTACGAACTCGCATTGGGCGGCGTCACCAGCGGCAGGCCCGAAACGCGGACCATCGAGGCCCTGCTGGATCTCGGGTCCGAGGCCCTGATCCTGATTTCGCCCACGCTCAGCAGTGACGAACTGGGGCGGTATGCCGGCCAGGTGCCGGTGGTGAGCCTGCTCCGGAACGACGTCGGCGAACTCACCGACTCGGTGAGCAGCGACGACCGTGAGGGAATCCGGATGGCAGTGGATCACCTGGTTTCCCTGGGGCACCGGAGGATTGTGCATGTCGACGGCGGTTCTGCTGTTTCTGCCGGGCCGCGCCGCGCTGCGTTCCGGGCGGAGATGGAACGCCGCGGCCTTCGGCCCACGATCATTGCCGGCGGCCCGATGGAGGAAGACGGGATGGCGGCCGGAAATTCGTTGCGTGAGGACATGCCAACGGCCGTCATCGCCTTCAATGACAGGGCCGCCCTCGGACTCATCGAAAGCCTCCGGGCACAGGGGCAGCAGGTCCCGGCGGATGTGTCAGTGCTGGGCTATGACGACAGCCAGTTCGCGCGGCTCAGCTATGTGCAGCTGTCCTCGATCAGCCAGGACGCCCCGCTGCTGGCTGCGGCAGCCGTGGACCGGGCCGTGGCGCGGATAGAAGGAGCGCAACCGGCCGGGCACGTTGTGCGGACCCCGCACCTGGTGGCGCGCAGGACCACTGCCGCTGCACCCGCCGGCGGGTAG